The genomic stretch TGCTGCAGCAAGGCATCGCCCGCATGGGCGTGACCCTGCGCGACCTGATCAGCGGCATCCGCGACGGCGTCACCCAGATCGCCAGCGCCGCCGAAGAGCTGTCGGCCGTCACCGAGCAGACCAGCGCCGGGGTCAACAGCCAGAAGGTCGAGACCGATCAGGTCGCCACCGCCATGCACGAAATGACCGCCACTGTGCAGGAAGTCGCGCGCAACGCCGAAGAGGCCTCCCAGGCCGCTGCGGCCGCCGACGGCGAAGCCCGCGACGGCGACAAGGTGGTCAACGAAGCCATCGCCCAGATCGAGCGTCTGGCCAGCGAAGTGGTGCGCTCCACCGAAGCCATGACCGTGCTGCAGCAGGAAAGCGACAAGATCGGCAGCGTCATGGACGTGATCAAGGCCGTGGCCGAACAGACCAACCTGCTGGCCCTCAACGCCGCCATCGAAGCGGCCCGTGCCGGTGAGGCGGGCCGTGGGTTCGCCGTGGTCGCCGACGAAGTCCGCGGCCTGGCCCAGCGCACGCAGAAGTCCACCGAGGAAATCGAAGGCCTGGTGGCGGGCCTGCAGAACGGCACCCAGCAAGTGGCCGCCGTGATGAACAACAGTCGCGCCCTGACCGACAGCAGCGTGGCCCTGACCCGCAAGGCCGGCGACTCCCTGGAGAACATCACCCGCACGGTGTCGAACATCCAGTCGATGAACCAGCAGATCGCCGCCGCCGCCGAGCAGCAGAGCGCCGTGGCCGAAGAGATCAGCCGCAGCATCATCAACGTGCGCGACGTGTCCGAACAGACCGCCGCCGCAAGCGACGAGACCGCCGCGTCCAGCGTCGAGCTGGCCCGCCTGGGCGGTCAGCTGCAGCAGATGGTGAGTCACTTCCGCGTCTGATGCAGGGCGCCTGATCAGCGCCGCCGCAATGAAAAAGCCCGCCGTCGCAGTGATTCAACATCACTGCGACGGCGGGCTTTTTTTGGGATAAGTCAGGGATCACTCGGTGCCGCTGCACTCAAAGTCCTTAACACTGCGGGTCTCGACGGCATATCGAGTTCTGCGCCCCCCACTTCTCTGAACCGGTCGCGGATGCGACTGCCCAGTCCGCCCGACAGCCCTGTCGCTGTCAGGGCACGCTGCAAGATGAACCGGGCCTCTTCTTCCATTGAACGCCCGTTTTGAGCAGCGACAATTCGAAGCTGTTCTTTCATGTCGTCGTCGAGATTACGAATGATGATGCTGGCCATGACGTCCTCCTGCAATCGATGAAAATCGTTGATCGCAGGCTAGAAAATCACGACCGGATGATGATCGACAAGGACTGAACGGTCTCAAACACAAATCGCATTGGTGAACACCAACCGGTTCCCGAACGGATCGGTCACGGTCATGTCCTGGCTGCCCCACGGCATGGCCTGGATGCCCGGGCGGGCGAATTTGTAGGCCTTGGCGATCAGTTGCTGCTGGAACGCTTCCAGCTCGTCGGTCTCGATGCGCAGGGCCGAGCCCGGCGTGGCGTCGCCGTGGTGTTCGGACAGGTGCAGCACGCAGTCGCCCCGGGAGACTTGCAGGTACAGCGGGAAGCCTTCTTCGAAGCGGTGCTGCCAATCGATCGTGAAGCCGAGGAAACCGACGTAGAACTCGATCGCCTTGGCCTCATCGAAAATCCGCAGGATCGGAGTGGTTTTGCCGAAGCTCATGGGTTGCTCCCTGACTGATTGGCCCCAATTGTAGACGGGCTGGATGTCAGCGCTTCGGCCTGCGCACGGCATTCTTTAATTGCAATGTGCCACCACTGTGACGCACTGCTCGGAATCCTCAGCGAAATCCCTCGCGCAGGTCGCCCCGGCGCGCCAGAAACCGCCCTTCCCGGCTCCCTGTGGCTAGCCCGTCGCGGTAGCTCAAAGCGCCGTTGACCCACACGCCGTCGATCCCCTGGGCCGGCCGTTGCGGGTCGTTGAAGTCCGCCACGTCGCGCACGGTGGCCGGATCGAACAGCACCAGGTCCGCCCAATGCCCTTCGCGGATCTCCCCGCGTTGCGCCAGGCCGAAGCGCTTGGCCGACAGCCCGGTCATCTTGTGCACGGCGGTGTGCAGCGCAAACAGCCCGACATCGCGGCTGAAATGCCCCAGCACCCGAGGGAACGCGCCCCACAGGCGAGGATGCGGGAACGGGTCTTCCGGCAGGCCGTCGGAGCCGACCATCGTCAGCGGATGCGCGAGGATCCGTCGCACGTCGTTCTCGTCCATGCCGTAATACACCGCGCCCGCCGGTTGCAGGCGTCGCGCCGCCTCCAGCAGCGGCACGCGCCACTCGGCGGCGATGTCGGCCAGGTCGCGGCCGCCCATCTGCGGGTGGGGCGTGGACCAGGTGACGGTGATGCGGTGGGCGTCGGTGACTTGCTTGAGATCCAGGGTCGAGGAACTGGCCGCGTAGGGATAGCAGTCGCAGCCCACCGGATGGGTCTTCGCCGCCGCCTCCAGGGACGCCAGCAGTTGCGGGCTGCGCCCCCAGTTGCCGACACCGGCGCATTTGAGGTGGGAGACGATCACCGGCGAGCGCGCATGGCGGCCGATGCGGAACGCTTCGTCCATGGCCTCCAGCACCGGTTCGAATTCGCTGCGCAGGTGGGTGGTGTACACCGCGCCGAAGGCGTTCAGTTCCTCGGTCAGTTGCATCACCTCCTCGGTGGACGCCGAGAACGCGCTCGCATAGGCCAGGCCTGTGGATAACCCCAGGGCGCCCGCTTCGAGGCTGTCGCGCAACTGCTCGCGCATCGCGGTGATTTCTTCGGCGCTGGCGGTGCGGAACAGGTCATCAAGGTGATTGCTGCGCAGCGCCGTGTGCCCGACCAGCGCCGCCACGTTCAGCGTCGTGTTCGCCGACTCGACCGCCGCCCGGTAATCGCGAAAGCGTGGATAGACGAACGCCGCCGCACTGCCCAGCAGGTTCATCGGATCCGGCGGATCGCCCCGCAGGCTGACCGGCGCGGCGCTGATCCCGCAGTTGCCGACGATCACCGTGGTCACTCCCTGGCTGAGCTTGGGCAGCATCTGCGGCTGGCGGATCACCACGGTGTCGTCGTGGGTGTGCACGTCGATGAACCCCGGCGCCAGCACCCGACCGGCCGCGTCGATCTCTTCGCGGGCGCGGGCATCCGGCAGGTCGCCGATGCGTTCGATGCGGCCGGCGCGCAGCGCAACGTCGGCGGTGTAGCCAGGGGCGTTGCTGCCGTCGATGACGTGGGCGTTGCGGATCAGTGTGTCGTAGCGCATGGGGTCTCCGGCATCAGGCCAGCGTCAGTCCCTTCCCTTGATCAGATGATGATCGAATCCCTGCTCGATCAGGTAGCGCCAGGCCACCTGGACATCTTCCGGGATTTCCTGCCCGACCTGAAAGCCCAGCGACGGATAAACCTTGATCCGGTGCACATCCCCGACCATTTCGTCGATCAGCCCCAGCACGCCGATCAGATGGCTGACCCCGTCGGGAAAGCCGAACGCCGGCGCATCCACCCACGCGTCGAGCTCCGGCCACTGCACGGGCAAGGTCAGCGCCACGCGCCGGATCGAGTTGGGTTTGGTCAGGAACGTCGCCCGGCGCACGTCCGGAAACAGCGCCCTGGCGAAGGCGATGTTCTCGGCGAAATTGGTGGCGCGGCGCTCCAGGGTGAACCGCTGCGCCGGCACCCCCAGCATAAGGGCCCGTTGCGCAAAGACATCGGCTTCGGGACGTTCCCACAAATGCTTCGTCCAGTTGCCGGTGTTGCCGGTGAACAGCAGGTGCGGGGCGACGCCGCGCTTGAGCAGCTCGCAGGCGTAGTCGCAGACCCGCAGGTCGTAGGAGCCGCAGACCACGATCAGCTCGCAGGGCTCGTGCCCGCGTCCCGACCCGAGAAAGTCCCACAGGACGCTGGCGTGCTTGAGGGTGGGCGTCATGAAAGAACCGCCTCCCGGGCACCGAGGACCAGGCCGCCGTCGGCGTAGCCATGGGCCGACTCCGCCGCCAGCGAGACCGGCAGCCGGGTGAAGTCGGCGTACGCGCACACGGCGCCGTGCCCGGTCAGGGTCGGGTCGTCGCCGATGCCGATGCACAGCGCGCCGCTGCCGGTGGCCGACTGCACGCCGCTGACGGAGTCTTCGAAGACCAGGCATTCATCGCCTCGGCAGCCCAGCCGCGCCGCCGCCAGGTGATAGGGATCGGGCGCAGGCTTGCCGTGGCGCACATCGTCACGGCAGATGACGGTGTCGAAGGCCGAGACCAAATCGTGCTGCTGCAGGACGTGCTCGACCCGCGCCCGCCAACTGCTGGTCACCAGGGCCATGGGGACGCGGCCCTTGAGCCGGCCGATCAGTTCGGCGACGCCCGGCATCAGCGCGCAAGCGGAACGTTCCTCGATGGCGTCGACTTCCTGCTTGATCGCCGCCCGCTTGCGTGCGTCGAAGCGGCCGAACAGGGCCTGCAAGGTGTAGCCGCCGGGGCGGCCGTGAATGTGCTCGTCGATGAACGCCTGGTCGACGGCGATTGCGTACTGGCGCGCCACGGTCGTCCAGGCGAGCTCGATGATCTCGCGGGACTGGATCAGCACGCCGTCCATGTCAAAGCAGACGGCTGTAAACGTTCTTGGTGTCATCCGTTGAACTTCGCATTCTCTGGTGGGCGATGAAGGCCAGCGCCGTGCCGGCCAGGGCGAACAGGGCCATGACGCGATAGGACCACTGCGGCAGTGTCTCGTACAGGTAGCCGGCGAACGGCGTGGCCAGCCCCATGGGCAACGCGACGGCCAGCGAATAGTAGACGCCCTGGGTGAAGACCTGGATGTCCTGCGGCGCATGATCGCGGATCAGGCGCATGATCGCCGAATGGTAGGCGGCGAAGCTCAGGGCGTGTAGGCATTGCCCCAGCACGATCAGCGACAGCGTGTCGCTGTCGGAGAAGAACGCCCAGCGCACGGCGGCGCAGACGCTGGAGACCATCACCACCGGCAACGCCGGCCAGTGCGCCAGGACTTTGTTGGAGAACGCGAAATAGGTGATTTCCGCCAGCACCGCCAGCGCCCAGAACGCGCCGATCCAGCTCGCGGAATACCCCTTCACGCCCCAGCCGATCGATGCGGTGGAAAAGTACAGGGTGTGGCTCAACTGAATGCAGCTGGCCGCCGCGATCGCGATCAGCAACGGCTTGTGGGCGAACAGCGCTGTCCAGTCCGGACGCTTGGGGGTGCGTCCGGCCGGCGCCGGCGGCGTGCGCGGCACCCGATGCTTGAGCCACAGGCAGGCCACGCCGGTGAAGGCCATGCTCGCCGCGATCACCA from Pseudomonas ekonensis encodes the following:
- a CDS encoding methyl-accepting chemotaxis protein, with the protein product MTATVQEVARNAEEASQAAAAADGEARDGDKVVNEAIAQIERLASEVVRSTEAMTVLQQESDKIGSVMDVIKAVAEQTNLLALNAAIEAARAGEAGRGFAVVADEVRGLAQRTQKSTEEIEGLVAGLQNGTQQVAAVMNNSRALTDSSVALTRKAGDSLENITRTVSNIQSMNQQIAAAAEQQSAVAEEISRSIINVRDVSEQTAAASDETAASSVELARLGGQLQQMVSHFRV
- a CDS encoding FitA-like ribbon-helix-helix domain-containing protein yields the protein MASIIIRNLDDDMKEQLRIVAAQNGRSMEEEARFILQRALTATGLSGGLGSRIRDRFREVGGAELDMPSRPAVLRTLSAAAPSDP
- a CDS encoding glyoxalase superfamily protein; translation: MSFGKTTPILRIFDEAKAIEFYVGFLGFTIDWQHRFEEGFPLYLQVSRGDCVLHLSEHHGDATPGSALRIETDELEAFQQQLIAKAYKFARPGIQAMPWGSQDMTVTDPFGNRLVFTNAICV
- a CDS encoding N-acyl-D-amino-acid deacylase family protein, which translates into the protein MRYDTLIRNAHVIDGSNAPGYTADVALRAGRIERIGDLPDARAREEIDAAGRVLAPGFIDVHTHDDTVVIRQPQMLPKLSQGVTTVIVGNCGISAAPVSLRGDPPDPMNLLGSAAAFVYPRFRDYRAAVESANTTLNVAALVGHTALRSNHLDDLFRTASAEEITAMREQLRDSLEAGALGLSTGLAYASAFSASTEEVMQLTEELNAFGAVYTTHLRSEFEPVLEAMDEAFRIGRHARSPVIVSHLKCAGVGNWGRSPQLLASLEAAAKTHPVGCDCYPYAASSSTLDLKQVTDAHRITVTWSTPHPQMGGRDLADIAAEWRVPLLEAARRLQPAGAVYYGMDENDVRRILAHPLTMVGSDGLPEDPFPHPRLWGAFPRVLGHFSRDVGLFALHTAVHKMTGLSAKRFGLAQRGEIREGHWADLVLFDPATVRDVADFNDPQRPAQGIDGVWVNGALSYRDGLATGSREGRFLARRGDLREGFR
- a CDS encoding YdcF family protein; translated protein: MTPTLKHASVLWDFLGSGRGHEPCELIVVCGSYDLRVCDYACELLKRGVAPHLLFTGNTGNWTKHLWERPEADVFAQRALMLGVPAQRFTLERRATNFAENIAFARALFPDVRRATFLTKPNSIRRVALTLPVQWPELDAWVDAPAFGFPDGVSHLIGVLGLIDEMVGDVHRIKVYPSLGFQVGQEIPEDVQVAWRYLIEQGFDHHLIKGRD
- a CDS encoding HAD family hydrolase; protein product: MDGVLIQSREIIELAWTTVARQYAIAVDQAFIDEHIHGRPGGYTLQALFGRFDARKRAAIKQEVDAIEERSACALMPGVAELIGRLKGRVPMALVTSSWRARVEHVLQQHDLVSAFDTVICRDDVRHGKPAPDPYHLAAARLGCRGDECLVFEDSVSGVQSATGSGALCIGIGDDPTLTGHGAVCAYADFTRLPVSLAAESAHGYADGGLVLGAREAVLS
- a CDS encoding MFS transporter, whose protein sequence is MYLIFFGFFAAEGIIYPFWPTWLDSLGFSASQIGLLIAAVYWPQVVTGVLITYVADWRVDQLRLAAALGFAAALCTLLFHFMPVQLWGFVCLSILFGGLWMVVLPLSESYLLKRDKQALQNYGWVRAVGSSAFILTSTLGGLLFAQQGQSWVPLVIAASMAFTGVACLWLKHRVPRTPPAPAGRTPKRPDWTALFAHKPLLIAIAAASCIQLSHTLYFSTASIGWGVKGYSASWIGAFWALAVLAEITYFAFSNKVLAHWPALPVVMVSSVCAAVRWAFFSDSDTLSLIVLGQCLHALSFAAYHSAIMRLIRDHAPQDIQVFTQGVYYSLAVALPMGLATPFAGYLYETLPQWSYRVMALFALAGTALAFIAHQRMRSSTDDTKNVYSRLL